In Pirellula sp. SH-Sr6A, the DNA window TTATAGAAAGCTAAGCACGCGAAGAGGGTCGCCAGGAATGGCAAAACCGTCAACAGCGGGGAGAACCAAGCGAGAAGACCAAAGAGGCCAAAGAACACCGACAAGATAGCCGCTCGGCTCAGCGCCTTGTAGGAGAACTCCTCAGGTAGGTCTTCAGCAACCCCTTGAAAGAATGCCTCGTTTTGCGATTCAGGTTTCAACATACGCGATGAGTCTCTCGGAAAAGCAAGAGAACCTAATTTGTCGAGGGACTAGGGTCGATGCCAAAACACCTGTCGATGCCTAGCCGTTTCGGGTAGCAACCAACCACATAAACGTACCGGTTGTCAATGTTGCGAGCGATACTACGCCGAGCGCTCGCCAGTGGTTCAAGTGAATGGAATGTGGATTCGATAGAGTAGTATCGAAATCGTTGAAAACGATCGATTCTCCTGCCACCGTAGCGACGCGCGACTGCATGCGAGCCGCGAAGCCTGCTCGGAACACCCTTTCTTCATCAGCCCCACTGGACGCATCCGCGAGAATGCTCTTCGGAGCCCAACGGATCTGGCTCGACTCGTCCTTTTTGGGAGCATTCGAGCCCGGAATAGGAATAGGGAAGAACGTCTTCGATCGCTTCACGGCTGCCGGATCGATCTGCTCCATCTCTTTAAGTCGCTCTTTGGCCTCGGGGAGCGGGCAAGCTCTCGTGTAGTTCACGATCGGCATCCGAATCCACGCATTGTCTTCCTTGGCATCTTTGAAGAGCTGGGTCAAACGATCCAATTGGGACCAGTCCTCCATACGTGCTAGATCGGGAATGACCAAGTCGGCCAAATCGGGTCGTTCGAGCAAATGGCACATCGCCTTGGCAACGGCAGGCTTCGTCAACACTTTCCCCTCGGTGGAGTGGAATCGCAATGCCATTACCGCAGCAAAAATATCAACGTACTGAGACTCAGGGTTTTTCAAAAAGGAATCGACGATCAAGGGAAGGCCAGCTTCCCCTTTGAGTGTCAAGTAAGCGGCGATCAACGAATCCAAACCGGCGCGATCCTCGGGCTTGGTACTCGTGATCATCTTCTCCATCCACACGGTGTCTTCGTTGGTTCCACACACACCTAGCATCGTGTAGTAGAGCCGTTTGCGATCGGGAGCCATTGCGGGATCTTGCACCCACCCGATGAGCTTGGGGCGATCCATCTTGCTTTTGAGCTTGATCACCTCTTCATAGGGAGTCAGTGCAAACTCGTCATAGCAATCGCGAGAAAGCAAAGCATCGGGATGCTCGAAATATTCTTGAAAGAACGCCAATCGCTCGACGGGATCCTGGGGGAGTTTTAAAAGCTTCGAGACGTATTTCTCCCCTTCGTCAGTCAGGGGGACGGGAGAGGACCAAACCAGTTCGCGAGGGTCGACACCCTGCATGAGGAAACGCTTTGTCGATTTGCCAGGTCCGAAATAGGTGGCTTGAAATTCCTGCCCCACCTTGACGAGCGCGTCCCCTTTGAGGATCGCCTCCAGCTTGAACTTCGCAAGCCCATCGATGTCATCGCGGCCATCGGGGACGAGAGTCGCGATGGCCACAACGTCCATCGATTCCATTTCTTGCCGAAGCGTCTGACCTGCGGCGGTGCAGAAGGGACACAGGGACGCCATGGCGTGGGCGTTCCCTAGCGAGTTCCAAGGATTCGTCCAAGCGACAAATGCGCACGCGAGAACTGCTAAAATCCTTACCATCGATACATTCCTCATTCCACGAACCTTAACAAGTCGACTCAAGTCCCGGGCGGCCCCAGACCTAGGGCGGGGCGGACCGTTTAATTTAAGTCATTTGTAGGGGTCAGGACCAGGAGTGAATGGAATAAATTACCAAAAGGGGGTGGGACTTTAACGGTCCTGGCGGAGTTTAGCGGCTCCAAAAAAGTCCAAGAAGTGCGCCGGTCGCCAACCCACCTAGGTGCGCCATATTCGCCATTCCTAAACCGCCTTGACTCAAGAAGCCTGCCAACAAAAGCATCCCCGTAAGCACGTAACCATCGGGAGGAAAGTAGAAACCGCAATCGGGCCGCAACTGAGACTTCACCGCCAAATAACCGAAAAGCCCCAGAACGACTCCTGAGATGCCCACGAAATTGGGTGTCCCCCAGAACTGGGTAGGCATCAACCCCTGCAGCAAGTGCGCGCCGATCGCGGACAGAAGAAGAATGATCGAATACTTTCCGATCCCTTCGACACGTTCGGTCAATCGCCCCAAGGATGCGAGCGAGATCATGTTTAGCAGCAAGTGCAGTGTTCCGCCGTGCAAGAAAGCTGGAGTGATGACGCGCCAGATTTCCCCTTGTTTCAGCGAGTAGGCGGGATCGCGCGTCTCGACGTATTTCGCGTAATCGACGAACTTCAGTTCCTTCATCGCTATCGCACCGAGTCGGTTCCCATCGCTCACGTACCCGAACTCCGTGACCAACCCCAACACAACGCACAGGATGATCAAAGCCAATGTCAAAGGCGGCATCTTGCCTCCCACACCGGCCGGGCGCGTGTATTTGACCTTTTGAACGTTTTTCTCGCGTTGCTTTTGTAAGTCGCGTTCCTTCTGAACAATCGCCCTCGCCTCGACTATCGCACTGCGATACCGCTCGTGATTCGGGTCCGCGAGAAAGTATTGCAGCTCTCGATCCGCCTCGGGAATCCGGTCTTCCTCTCGGATCCATATGGACCAACTGGGATCGCTCGTTCCCGGTCGCGGGGATTCGGTCTCGACGTGGGTCGATATTCCTTTGGTGAGCAGATAAGCGACAAAAGCCTCCGCTTGGGGTTTCGAATCGATGTCCGTTAAATGTCTCATGCGTTGATCAAGCGATTGGGCGGAGTTGTTGGATGGGAACGTAGTACTTCACGTAGCGGCGACCATCGCTAAAGCGCTGCCCGCGACTATCTTCTACCAGAATAGTGGCTCGACGAGTAATCCTATTGACCAGGCCGACCAAGGTTTTTCCTTCATGTCGAAACGCAACGCGCGTGCCGGGACGAATATTGAATTCCTTGGCCGCTCGCTCCTGCTGGGTAATCAACTCATGCCGATGCTCCGTGTGAGCAAACAAACTCTTCGCAATCGACTGGAAACGTCCGGCAGCGCAGTCGCTTTGGATCCAAACCAGCATCTCACAAAGATGGATCAACTCGTGCTCGACCACCCGTTGCATGGCGGTGAGACGGTCTTGGCATTCGAACCCGCAAACCCGAATCGTATCGCCCGGAGCACGAAAAGATTGAAACAAGAGGGACGTCGACAAGGCGATTTCGTAATGAGTACGCCCCGGTTTGCCCGCCGTGGGCGGAAAGGTCGTCCGCGTCGTCTTTCCACCCGCCCGAGTCATTCGCGAACTCAATCGAAAGGAAAGACCATACGATTCCGCCAAAGGCAACGCGATCCCCCCCAAGAACGACTCGTCATACAACCAAGCCATCGACTCGAGATCGCTGCGAGAAACGGCATGAAAATTTCGAGTCTTCATCACTTTGGATCGTGATAAGATTCGATCTGCGATCCACTTCTGACGTTCCGATCGATCGCGCCACACATGTGGGTCCCGGTACAACACCTCCCCCAACTGCTTTTGCATGGCGATCCGCTGCGATGTCGACAAGGATGTAGCAGCGGGAGTCGACGGCCGCGCAGCGTTCGAAAGCCTTTGCTCCTCGCCCATCTTCGATGACCCGTTCGGTTTGGCTGGTTTCCTCATATCCTTTGAATCGTCCTCGCTGCGCCATATCGCACGGGAAGTATACCGCAGGACATGCCACCAGTGCAGCATCGAAACGGCTGCCCGACGGAAAAGGCTTGCGGTATACTCACTCGCTCGATTTCGCGTTCGTCCACCCTTTTTCCTCTTGAGCGAGTCTCATGCGAATCCTGCTCGCATTCCGCGCTTTCTTCGCCGTTCTCCTGAACAAGGAGCGAGCGGCTGCGGTACAAAAACTTCTTTTGCCCGCCCCGGCCCAGCCCGATCGGGGGCAAACCCCATCGGGATCGAAGCCAACGATGGAGCCGGAACGACCCCTTGCGACTCCGAAAAAGCCCGCGCCGATCGCCCCGAAATCCACACGAAGTGAAGCGCTGACGCTGCTCAGCACGCTCCAACGAGAGGCGAGACTGATCGATTTGATCCAAGAGTCCCTCGACCAATACAGCGATGCGCAAATCGGCGCCGCCGCGCGCGATGTCCTGCGAGACTCTAAAAAGTGCTTGCAACAGGCCTTCGGAATCAAACCCCTGCTCGAACAATCGGAGGGGGAAGCAGTCTCCATTCCCGATACCCCATCCCCCATTCGCTGGCGATTGCTCGGATCGCCCAAAACGAACGGCCGAGTCGTTCACCCCGGCTGGATCGCCACTCAATGCAATCTTCCGACTTGGTCGGGCAACGCCGACGACTCTTTGGTCCTCGCAGCGGCCGAAGTGGAAACTTGACGCGCGGATCTTCCATCAACCACCGCATGACCAGCTTGTCCCCCGCCACCAACTCGGCCGATGCCCCCTCGAACCGATATGAAATTCGAGCCGGGTCCAGACTGCACTTGGGACTCGTGGAGATCCATCCTGGCACAAACAGCTGTTACGGCGGAATCGGCTGGATGGTAACCGATCCTTACTCCACCCTTCGGTTCGAAATCGCAGAGTGTCACATCGACGAATTACAAGTCGTTGCACCAAACGAGTGGCAAGGCCGCGTTTTGGAGTTGTGCCGTCGCTGGCTTGCAATCCATCCAAGCAGATCGCACCTGCCTGTTCGCAGCCTATGGCTTGCCACCACCCAGCGCCCGCATCAAGGTCTGGGTTCCGGAACGCAGTGGAGTTGTATGGTGATCCACGCCTTGATGGCTGCCGCATCGGGAGACCCCATGGGTTGCCGGCTGTCTATCGAGGAATTGGCACGCCTGAGCGGGCGAGGTCTTCGTTCGTACATCGGTTTGGCAGGTTACCTGGCCGGTGGCGTTATCCTCGATTACGGCCTGCCCTCGAGAAGCGTTCGTCTTCTCCCTTTCCCCAACTGGCCCGTTCTCTTGTTGCGAGACAGGAACACCGAAGGGGAATCCGGCGATGCTGAAAAGGAAATGTTTCAAGTCTGCTCGCAGCACCCCAATGCGGGCCGGGGAGCCATGCTTTCTCTGATCGAAGAACATCTGGTGCCCGCCCTCGAGTCGAACGATTGGACAAGGTGGGACCACCATATTGGCCAATATGGGCAGTTAGCTGGGAAAGTGTTTGAGAAGGTGCAGGGAGGTGTTTATCGATCTCAATCGATCCAACGCATCATCGAAACGGCAAAAGGATTGGGATACCGGGGCGCTGCGCAAAGCAGCTGGGGGCCAAGCGTCGCTTTGGCCTTACCCGAAGGGGCAGCGGCGGAATCGATTATCGACGCGTTTCAGCGCAGACTGCCCGGCATCTCTATCACCTTAACCGGAGGCCGAAATAGCGGTTCGCACGTTTCACCATGGAACGATTTATGATCATGAGTGACTGCGAATAATCCCATGGCTCCGAATCCTCCAACCATCGGTCGGCTGGCACCCTCTCCGACGGGCGCCCAACATCTGGGTAACGCTCGAACCTATCTCGTGGCTTGGATGCTGACGCGATGCAATCAAGGCAAACTTTACTTGCGAGTCGAAGATTTGGATACTCCGCGCACCAAGGCTGGTGCCGAGTCACTGTTGCTCGAAGATCTTCGATGGCTCGGGCTAACATGGGACCGCATGGAAGAGGTCGATGCGACCGCAGTGTCCGGGCAGTCAGACCAAGCGAGGGAGATCTTTTGGGGAAAGTCTCTTCGCGAACGAGGATACGTGCTACAGTCCGAGCGATTGGCTCGCTACCAAACGATTTTGGAAACGCTTCGCGAAAAGGAAGTGATCTATCCTTGCACGTGCACCCGTAGCGAAATCGAACAATCGGCGAGCGCCCCCCACGAACCGACGCCAGGGGAGGGAAGCTCCACTTTAATGCCCCATCCCGTCGA includes these proteins:
- a CDS encoding rhomboid family intramembrane serine protease: MRHLTDIDSKPQAEAFVAYLLTKGISTHVETESPRPGTSDPSWSIWIREEDRIPEADRELQYFLADPNHERYRSAIVEARAIVQKERDLQKQREKNVQKVKYTRPAGVGGKMPPLTLALIILCVVLGLVTEFGYVSDGNRLGAIAMKELKFVDYAKYVETRDPAYSLKQGEIWRVITPAFLHGGTLHLLLNMISLASLGRLTERVEGIGKYSIILLLSAIGAHLLQGLMPTQFWGTPNFVGISGVVLGLFGYLAVKSQLRPDCGFYFPPDGYVLTGMLLLAGFLSQGGLGMANMAHLGGLATGALLGLFWSR
- a CDS encoding DUF2760 domain-containing protein; protein product: MRILLAFRAFFAVLLNKERAAAVQKLLLPAPAQPDRGQTPSGSKPTMEPERPLATPKKPAPIAPKSTRSEALTLLSTLQREARLIDLIQESLDQYSDAQIGAAARDVLRDSKKCLQQAFGIKPLLEQSEGEAVSIPDTPSPIRWRLLGSPKTNGRVVHPGWIATQCNLPTWSGNADDSLVLAAAEVET